The Calypte anna isolate BGI_N300 chromosome 1, bCalAnn1_v1.p, whole genome shotgun sequence region TTGCCTTGCTTCATGCTCGCCATAATGAAGTTGGATGATAAAAGTAAGTAGGtagttttgtttaaaacttAGATAATACGTGGCTTGGTTCTTCCTGACAGGGTAgaaaactctgaagaaaaaaacattaatagtGGATGCCAGCAACACCTGAGCTTTCTATAAAACAGACACTTCTTGGATCTTTAATCACTGAGCTGTAGTCTAAATACAGGGATGTGCACTTGGATTTTGTTGTACTTCGTTGGTGTGGGGGTTGGGCAGCTAGTGAGAGTGAATTTCTTAGTATGGAGAGAATGCAGAATGTCAGGGACAAAACAGTTCAGACACAGCACATTTAGCCAGAGTCGTTGTCTGATACAGATACTCGAGGTTATGTTCTTAAAAATGTGAATCTTCAATTCATTCATGCCAGGAGCAATCAAGATCCCTCTGAGAAAGGGAGATCCTACTCAGAATTACCCCCGTAGCATCATCTCCACTTTTCCTTGTTCTTTGATTTCTGCAGAACATGTGGCAAATGCTGTCACCTGTTCTGAAGCACACCTGCATTCCAACAGGACATCATTCACGATCCTGGCCGAGGAGCTCCCCTGGCAAAGATTGCCTTCCGTGACCCATACAGGTTTAAGAAAAGGACGGAGCTGTTTATTGCTGCTGAGGGGATTCACACTGGGCAGTTTGTTTACTGTGGCAAGAAAGGTGAGTCAAGACCAGAGGTGTGTTGCCTGGGCAGTTTCAGAAGGCTAAAGCAGGTGTAGTCTGAATGCATGGAAATTTGGGGTGTTTCATTGTGGTTGTGAGCCATCTCAGAGCAGTAGCTTCCGCTCACCTGAGCAAAGCTGGGTTTCCTTCTTGGGTATTTGGTCTCCTCACACAGTGTTGGTTTTATTCTGCTTAGAGTCccatttctgctctgcctttctgtTCAACTTGACCTGAAACTCCTGTTTCAAGTCAAACCACGTTCCCACTAAAGTGTTTACACTGTGCCCTCCTGTGCATAAGAGGCCCAGTGTTCAGTAATTAAACTGTAATTAAAGTAAGGAGCCTGAGTGAAGTTGTTGATGCCACGATTGCTCTTTGCAGCTCAGCTGAACATCGGCAATGTTCTGCCTGTTGGTACCATGCCAGAAGGCACCATTGTGTGCTGCCTGGAGGAGAAGCCTGGTGACCGTGGAAAGCTGGCCCGTGCTTCTGGAAACTATGCCACTGTTATCTCTCATAAccctgaaacaaagaaaaccagagtGAAGCTGCCTTCTGGCTCCAAGAAAGTGATTTCTTCTGCAAACAGGGCTGTTGTAGGTAAGGAGGAACAACTTTGAACTTGTCACTGAGTTTACACACTGCTAAGCAAGTTTTCAAACAGACCCCCAGTTCCCAGTACTGCCTAGAAAATAGCAACATTTACAGGCTGGACCCAGGGTGATGAACAGGTACAGTCTGTGCACAGGTTCCTACCTTGTCTGTTATGTCTGCAATTGCTTTTGGTAATGGAAACTCTGACTTGGAGATAGTTTGATACAGtgagaggacagaaaaagatGCTGATATTCCTCAGGCTGTAATGAAGTTGCTCAGCCTGTAAAGTCTGCAGTCCTCTGGGAAGAACTTCTGCAGTAGGTGGTGTtgatgtttttctgcttttgatacAGAGACTGAGCCTGTAGTGGTGGTGCTGGAGGTGCTTAGACACTGTAGGTATCACCAGTGCATTCTAGAAGGTCTGGCAATGAACAGAAAGACCATTGTCAGGGAAACTTCGTGCCAGCTTTGTTACACTCTTGACAGGCAGCTGCACTTATCTTTTGACACCTGATGTGGGGAGGTGTCACCTGGGCAAGCACTGAAGGTGGAGAGAGAGAATTTCTAGACTCAAAGAGTGCTGCTTGTCTTGATGAGACAGAAGTTAGCAAGTGTCCTTGTATCcaaaaagcagacagcagaCTCTGTGGTCTGATAACCTCGTAAGATGGACTAAGTAAATAAGGGAATAACCAGCTGTTAATCTTCAGGAGGCTTGAAAGTTCACTGAGGTCTCTCAGTTTGTGCCTTCTTTAGCCGGAGCACtaacaaaacaatattttacaaaaaaattctaGCAATAGAAGTGGTAATGCTTGAGAAGAAAGGGCTAAGCTTAATCCTGTAAAAACTGAAGCACTTGCAGATCTCCTTGCAGATGAGTTCATGTGTGTGTGGTGCCTTGAGCTTAACCTTTTGAGCTTAATGTTTTTTCAGGCATTGTTGCTGGCGGAGGCCGTATTGACAAGCCCATCCTGAAGGCTGGTCGTGCCTATCACAAGTACAAGGCGAAGAGAAACTGCTGGCCACGTGTCCGTGGTGTGGCCATGAACGTGAGTCTTGCTTCTGATCAgagttttcagttcttttttttatggtttaaaAGTTACTTGTTTGATTGAGGGGTAGGGGGCGTCTGGCCTGTATCTGGGAAGAAAGCTTCACAGAGTACCCCAGAACTGCACATTTAATTAGGGTGGTTAGCACCACTTGATAGTGCACTGTGCAAAAAATGAAGCAGTTAAATTTTTTAGTTTGCTTGTATCACTTTATTGCTGTTAAACATCATTACTCACATTGTTAATTAAACCAACGACTTAATTTCCATTTCCCCAGCCTGTAGAACATCCCTTTGGTGGTGGTAACCATCAGCACATCGGGAAGCCTTCGACCATCAGGAGAGACGCTCCTGCTGGGCGCAAAGTGGGTCTCATTGCTGCCCGTCGGACGGGGAGACTGCGGGGAACAAAGACTGTGCAGGAAAAGGAGAACTGAAGACCCAGAGTGGAGCTTacagaataaatttttaaaacgTAGCTTGTGTCAAGTTCAAGTTATCTGTTGCCAATGCGGGGCTAAACCAGGGATCAGCAGGGGGAGCTGGGTGTTGAGGTGAGGGTTTTTCCCCTGTCTTCAAGAGCAGGAATTCTTCCAGCCAGCATCCCTCAGGTGCCCAGTTTACCTTGAGAATCTGGCTGAAATGGTAAATTAGGCTCAGGCTAATGTTAatggttttccatttttatctgCTGTGTTTCTCTGGAGGAAAAAACTCGTGAGAGAAGCGAAACTCCTTACGGAGGAAGTATTTCAGCGACGTTGTTGTGAAGTTTGGGCTTCCTTTCTGAAACATCAAGTTCCAAACAATTGGGAGGTATTTCCACTTGAGCGCAGACTCAGAGTCTGAACTCTCCCTAAgctgcctgccagctctgcacagtGAGCAGGGCACAGCAAGCTCCACAGTTACTCCCTTTGCAGACTGCTGATCAGAGTGCTGTGTGCTGTACATTCCTAGGAACAGCCATAACACAGGTAGTGGCACTGATGCCTCACACCACGGGGCTGTCATCTCTTAACAAAAGCTCTTCTGTGATAAAGCCAGTGTTTGAGCTGGGTGGGGAATGAGATAAAAATGGTGGCTGCCACCAATGGTGGCAGCCTTCCTGACCTGGCTTTCAAGCTGGAGCTTGAAGTCACTGCTGAGCACTCCTCAAGCCAGGACTCCCCTTCCTCGTTGTGCAACACCCCTCTTGCTGGAGACACACAGTGCCTGCACCAGCACCACTGCTCTGGATCTGGGGGGAcactggcagtgctgggggctgcacaCCCCACCCACAGCCACAAGTGCTGCCTCTCAGGGGGATCCCTTGCAGCTGCACCAGAGCAAACACATGCAAGGGTGACTGCACTTCCCACCTATGCAGCACCAGCTTGGGTCCAGGTTCTCAAACCTGACCCACTTGCAGGACTTCCCTGGGCATGTTACTGGGTCTGGTGTGATCAACTCCTACGTAGCTGGAAGTGCCACCAGAACAGACACGGACTTCTCTAAGGGATGGGTGTTTCCAGGCATGGTGGTGACAGTGGAAGACATGACAAAGAGAGAATGGagaatgcaaaaatgttttttattcttcagaTGCAAGGGGGTTTGCTTCAGTGACCTAAAAAGTTCACCTTCCCGTGCATGGTAGTTCACCCACAGGAAACATAATGATGACACTGATCCTGAAATGCCCATGCCAGACCTACCTAGGAGCCTGATCTTGCATGGACAGGAATCCAGGGGAATGCAAAGCAAGGAGTTACTTGGTGGCTACTCACAACAGTAATACTGTAGCTGGCCACATGGGTCTAGagaggaaaaggtgattttaaaaaaaagtcagcagatcacatttggaaaaaaatgtaaaaagcaacatgatgatttttttttttttactgtatcaCCAGTACCATCAATGTTTGTAAAAGTTCATGTCTTGTGTTTTTGCCACGAGGTCAGAAGCTTAGGTTCCCCTATTTCCCTGAGAAGGCTCTACCTTTAACACTCCTCCTCAACaatgttagaaaaaaacaacagttaaAGTATTTAATGTTCAAATTACTACCTAGACAAGAGCCAACTTAAGAATGATTTCTCAGTACATCAAATGCAGTGGACATTTCTCAAGGCTCTTGGTGCAAAGAACTTCCAGAACCATTTGCATTAAATGCAACCTAGAGGACTTGCAGCAACCATGGCTTCCAAACACGTATGGATGTGTTGACTCCATGTATTTTCtaggaaaaaggaagatttttcctAAGAACACTTCCTGCCTTTGTCTCTCATCCCAGGCTCACAGGTGGCTCACTGACTACCAGGTGTCCACAGCCAACAGCTGGAATATCAGTAAGCTCAATCAATAGGTACAGAATAATTGCACAATTGAGTAGGTGCCATATTGCTGAGAGTATCTACAAACATATTTAATGTAAATACACAGGATGCAGTGCTGAAAGTCACTTTAAATTCACCCAGTAGTTGTGTGAGGATTTTGAAGATTTGAGTCCATCCTCCAAACTGTGGAACAACTGCTCTTGTTGCAAGGAACTGTTACTACTCTTGTTAGGGAGTTTGCTAcaaatctatgattctatagaaTTGAAGGCTTGCCTTTAGTGTTCAAATCCTATAGACCCAGATGCTCACAACACATTCCAATGGCTCCTTTGGGAAGACCACCTGGAAATGAAAGCCAGAGTTGTGAAGAAACCCTTTTCCTGTAACTGTGCTAAATGGGGACTTCGTGCCAGTCAGCTACGGATGTCCGTCTGTCTGCACAGGAAAGATTTAAGTGTGTGAATAGGTAATAAAGTGGTCGCTGGGCAATGCACAGCTCATTGCAGTGGGACTGGACTACTTGGACAAACTGGACTGGAGGAGCAGGTGAAGCCAGAGAGGGAATTTCATGCAAGACAGAGCTTGAAAAAAATGGTGGGGAACCTACacctctgtgtttgtgtgtgtgtgtgcatacgTAGAGCAGAATTTCTGATTGCAACAAGCAAGCTGCAGGTATTCCCTGCACTGGTGGAACACCACGAATGTGCTGAGGGTGGCATAGAGACCATTGCCAACCATGGGAGTCCTCAGCCTCAATAGCACTGAGCCAAGATCCTTGGTACATGATGGAGAGGTGTGAAAGGAGCAGCTTCTTATGGGAACTGGGTACCTACAGCCGAACAGGGGGCTGAATGACCTAGGGGAAAAAACATATTGAGCAGTATCAGAACTAAAATCTTTCAGAGAGGAAATGACTTTTGGGGCTTTTAAGTCCAATAAAATGTAACTTCAGTTATAAAAGCCACAGTGATAACAGCAAGCAACCACAGCACAAGATAAACATTCTCCAGGGGCAAAATGTTCCCTGCAGCACTAGCATCGTTATGAACTAGCAAATTTTATGAAAAGAGATGGGAAGGAAGAGCAAATTAAATGTGAATTACTGAATTAATTAACTATAAGTGAATGATTAAAAAGTCAGAGGCTCTAAAGAAACCAACCTAGAATGAAAATTTTCAATAAGCTGGAATACAATTTCTAAACTGAAGTTTTAACTTAAGACAAGCTGTAAAATAGAGGGTGAGCTCCAGCAGATTACAAGATAGAAGAAACTATTAGAACTAACACTATGACAAGgcaagaataaaaaggaaaaaaaaaccataaaaagaCACTGTTGAGTTACTAACAAGTTTACTTCAGCCTGGGAGAACCTGGGAAAGgactgaatggaaaaaagaaaatggtacTGAAGCTGATGTCTGGTGCTGTCTTCAGCAGGGGCTGAGTGGAGAAGCGTCAGCCACCTGTGGCAGACAGGACCTTCAGCTGAACCAGGTAGCAGCTCATTCTGAATTTATGCTGtagaaatctgaaattaaataagGCAAAGAACACTGCAAAGAAGAATGTGCCTTCCTTCACCACCTTGGCTGGAAAGCTCCTCAGTGCAGATGTGCTACTTCGAAACAATAGAAATGCAgtgcaaacacagcagcatcAAGTGGGAAAGTGTTCAGGCAATCAATAAATCAAGAGCATTTTGTCACTGGGATCTCGTGTGTTTTACCATGATCTATGGCTGGTCCTGGGATACCGCACGGTGAAGTAAACtaattggaaataaaaatggaagattGTCTCTCTTAAGACACAAGGATAGCATAGCACTTAGAAGAGTCCCCACTTTGGAAGCTAAGGTACTATTTCTTAGGAGAAGAAGCCCCCTAACACATACATCATCATATACATTTATATTCATTCccagtaattattttaaaatacaaatcatAATTAGAAACCTCTTGCTCAAACCAGCTTTTCTTACCAGCATGACAGATTACACAGTTGTTTATAAACTTTATATCCAGGATACTTACTTCACAGATGAATAGGAGATGAGTTACCTAAGGCTGCACAGAAGACATGATCTGTATAGTCCAGCTTCAAAAAATACATGCATGcttattattaaaaacattattataGTAATCCCCTTGTGAAGATTAGCATGTCTACCAGAACATCAGAAATCCTTAAATGAAGCaaactttgttttaaagaaaggtGTTAAGTGTTTCTGCAGTCATTCCAGTGGTTATTTCCAGTATAAGGCTTCATTcaccaaaaaaattacaagacacaaccccccaaacaaaacaaaacaaaaattacataCCAGTGAAGCATTGAAGTCTTCATTTAGAAGTGTTTCAAATTTCCAACTACTGAAAGACTAACACACCATTTTCTTCACACTTTCGAAGCACGTATTGTGAAACACCAAGTCCTAATCATTGACACGTATCACAAATTCTTTCATCATAATATAACACCCTCCATAACATTATCACCCCTTTccaataatagaatcatagaattggctgggttggaagagacctcagagatcatcaagtccaacccctgatccactaccactgcggttaccagaccatggcactgagtgccacatccagtctcttcttaaatatctccagggatggagaatccactacttccctgggcagcccattccaatgcctgatcactctctctgtaaagaaattctttctaatgtccaacctaaacctcccccggcacaacttaagaccatgccctcttgtcttgctgagcatcaggcagcacagcaggactTCACTCAGAGATGGGCAAGGCTCATCTCCCCAGTGCTTTCCACACCAtcacctccctctctccctctcacaCTGGGACATCTGCGATTTGGCTGCCCACCTGTGATCAGTCAGAAAGGGGATGTGTTCCTGGGGGATCCGCAGCCTGCTACACACctgtgcagggagggaggaaatcCAAAGGGAGGTGTTAAAGAGACCCTGTGAGGTAGAAAAAGGTCAGAGTAAACCCATCCAGAGAGGATTTTGCAAGAaagatgaaaggagaaaaaagcttCAGCAGCAAGACGTTGAATTTATCAGGTGAGTgtcaaaaccaagagaaatGCTTTGGGCTGCTTATTTTCAGGTAATGTATAAATGACAGGAGCCCAAACTTAAGGAGGTTTCAGAGAGTCAGGTGACTGATAAATCACTACGTATTTCACAGTCTTCATACATGTTATATTAAaaatgggggtttttttgtcctgtgGCAATAACAAATTCTCAGAGAAATACAAGAACAGAACATATTTGTGGGAATCATTTTATGGGCTTGATGATCAAAAGCTTTCTTCTCCTAGTTAGTAGCAACCCCCTAACTGGCAATCAATCATTGGACACATAAAAAATTTGAGTTCCAATTTTTGCTGATGTGTCCATGGTCCAGAGAACTCACACACATGACCTCTGAGATGGGTCACATCAACAGAGCAGAGCTATGATAAACTCAGGTGTTACCTGTTTCCATAGACGtcttgtttaaatttttttttttatttaacattagCACTACAAATTCCCAGAAATTTgccattgttttctgttttcattttcatgtctTCAAATCCAGTGCCAAATGCAAACATAGTAAAGTGGAAGTTTCCTTTAGCTCTCCATTATACCCACTCCAAATTCATTTTAGGTGATGGACCTTGCTCAGGTAAAGCAAAGCAATGGGGTAACTGGCATGCTAAGGAAACACAGGGATAACAGCAGCCATCCAACAGCCTCCATTGGCTTCCAGCAACCAGGAATGTGGAAGGAAGGACACCTCTCCCTGTAACAACCACTTGATACTAGGGAGAGTGTAGTTAAGAAGCCTCTGGCTCTCAGCAGGCGTGAAGATGGAGAGACCACCAGAAACATTCCCATGCAGCCAACTCCTCTTCCACAACCACagtgcagccaggctggtcttTAGGTGCTATTAACAGATTCAAAACCAAGTGTGAATTTGGGTACTTTCCCAAGTTAAGAACATTCCAGCTTTATTTCCCTGTCTTCATCACAGCGAGTCTCTTCCATCAACAACTttgttattttgtatttcaataAATTCAACACACGAGTCCTCCACTACCCCAATTCTTCAGTTAAGTCCACATTTTATTTATGGTTTGCTGTTGGTACTTCCATCAGGTTTATATACACATCATCTAAAACCTACATCAGAATCATGTTGACTGCTCTGAAGACCGAGAGAAGTGACACGACTGAAGTTTTCCTCCACAGCTATATGGTAAGTCTAGATTCCCACAGAAGTTTTTTTGGTTCAGGTTGCAGAAGCGTTCAGAAAGCCAATGCCAGTTCTCCCTCAGACTTGGAGTGGGGAGGTTACACAGTTctcttttcagcatttcagtcTTACACACAACCACAGCAGCAAGCAGTAACATTTCCCTCTAGGCAAACATCTGGGCTGATCTGCAGAATCCTGGCTTTCCACATTCAGACATCCATCCCTTGCTAACCCCTCACTGCATCAACATAGCTAGAAATCACCATACCCCTGTCCTGGTTTAAGCCCAGCCAAGCCTGTGGTTGTGTTGTTTGAGTATTAGTTGCACAAAGATCTTATGCTACTTCACATGAATAAGGAGGCAGCATGAGAGACAGAGCAGAAGGTGTTTGTGAGTCCACATGATGccacctgaaaaaaatgcaagttcCTTCATTTTGATGCCAAAATACGTTCCTAGTTCTTGGAATCAAGTTTCAAACAAATTTGTACATCCCCAGGAGGAGGCAAGGACTGCCCTGTGCCTGCCCAGAAGACAGCCTGACCAGATTATTTCTGCACTTGTACTGGCCTAAGCTGGAAGGAGCCATCATGCTGCTAAAGCCACTTGAAAGCGCATCAGCCTGCAGTGGCTCAGCAATGAATATCAGGAGGTAGAAAGTATTAACAAGTTTGCAAAGCCTCTTGCTCAGCCCTCTCCCTATCTCTATTTGCTCAGAGAATTCAACTCAGTAGACAGatctttgagaagaaaaatagcagaaaatgcTTTATATGCTACTTAATTAACATCCTGCTAGAAACCAATTATTTGGGGAAGCTTGTGTAAATCAGAAGAGTTCACACAGGGAGGACTCACACTCCACTGCTATCATCAGTAGTGTGAGCCCAAGCAAAGCGTGCTCAGCATCTCCAGTTCCCAAGAGGTTTGACCCCTCTCTCCCTTGAGTGATTTCTACTTCTGATATTTCACCCGTTCTTAGTCacacagcaggacaggcagaCAGAATTTGCGAGTACCATTCAATCTCTAAGATGTACTCTTTGTGTTCCTAAGCTTCTGAATTTCCTTCCAGAAGACTTTGGAAGGACTCTAAAGCACCTACCAGAGACTTAAATATAATCAAGTATAGTAAGTGTCCAAGTTTTCAATCAGCTTTCTTTCCCAAAGTAGATTCCAGTGAGACCCAGCCTTTCTATTGATCTGTAGGAACTAACTgttcaagacagaaaattaagcaaaacaaacaaaaaaccccactaagaCCTCAGCAATCTGGATTCAAGGCTGCCATCAGTAGTGCATTGCGTTCCTGTCCCAGATGCACTTCAGCATTTAAGAGATGATAAAGCCAACCCGActgaggctgtggctgctgctgtcacacagaGAAAGGCTCCAATTAGGAGCAAGGGGCAGCCTGGCAAGCATGGCTTTT contains the following coding sequences:
- the RPL8 gene encoding 60S ribosomal protein L8, which gives rise to MGRVIRGQRKGAGSVFRAHVKHRKGPAKLRAVDFAERHGYIKGIVKDIIHDPGRGAPLAKIAFRDPYRFKKRTELFIAAEGIHTGQFVYCGKKAQLNIGNVLPVGTMPEGTIVCCLEEKPGDRGKLARASGNYATVISHNPETKKTRVKLPSGSKKVISSANRAVVGIVAGGGRIDKPILKAGRAYHKYKAKRNCWPRVRGVAMNPVEHPFGGGNHQHIGKPSTIRRDAPAGRKVGLIAARRTGRLRGTKTVQEKEN